Below is a genomic region from Gasterosteus aculeatus chromosome 2, fGasAcu3.hap1.1, whole genome shotgun sequence.
GCTTTAGATCAGGTGATAGAGCTCGTAACATTTACAGGTTTAATGAGCctttcgcagtttcactgtacagttcGTGTGTACTTTGACGTGTTTGGCTTTAAGATCAGGGATCTAATCACCCCTCCAGGTTGTGACAATCGCAATGTGAGACTGATTCCCACATTCTCTTACTTTCCTTCCTCTATCTGCAGTAAACCCTTCATTCTTTCAAGTTATCGGAGGTTTCAGTTGATGAGATTCTCTGTAGAGGAAATCAATAACTCCACCGACCTCCTGCCAAATGTGTCTCTCGGATATGAGATATTTGACCACTGCTCAGATATACACAGTTTTCCAATCATCTTTAAACTTCTCTCAGTTGATGGCTTGATCCAACCTTGGGCTGAACCACCCAAGAATCTGTCCAAAGTCATGGCTGTGGTCGGCACTGTTACGAGCACTCAGGCACTGACTGTCGCCCCGCTGTTCATGATGGATCTCATTCCGATGGTAAATCATCCAAATACATTCAGTGATACCAACATGTTATCATACATTTAACAAAATTCAAGCAGCTTCTCAATGTATCACTAAAATAACGACTATTTATTGCTCTTAAAATATACATGCTCGAATCTATGAATTGTAAAGTGAGTTTTAATGTTACATTTGAGAATTTGTCACTGTACATTATTCTTTTTTGACAGGTCAGTTACGCAGCTTCAAGTACGGTATTTTCAAGAAAACAGAATTTCCCCTCTTTCCTACGAACAGTTCATCCCAATAAAGACGTCATAGAAGTGATTGTTAATATTATGCAACACTTCAACTGGAGCTGGGTCGCATTCCTTCACATTGATGATAATTATGGAAACGATGGCCGGGAATTGTTCATAAAGAAAATTGATGGCACTGAGATTTGCCTGGCATACACCAAAGGCCTTGATCAACATACTAATTATTCACAAGTATTCAGACAGATAGAGGCACAAAAAATAACCACTATTATTGTTTTTGCTCCTGAATGGACTGCTGAAGCTCTCATTAAATCAGCAATACAACAAAACGTCACCAACAAGGTGTGGATAGCAGGAGATGGATGGTCCTTAAACAAGGAGCTCCCCAAAGAGAAAGGAATACATAATATTGGTACTATACTTGGGGTCTCTGAACCAAAGGTTACAATACCTGGTTTCAGTGATTTTATCCATCATTCCAAAGGCCAGACTCACTGTGAAAATGCAGAACAAAGTATGTTTTGCAATCAGGTTTGCAACTCCAGCAGCCTGAAACTAGAAGAAATCCTCAATGTGGATCCATCTTTTAATTTTCCTGTTTATGCTGCTGTACATGCCATCGCCCATGCCTTACACAATACCTTGCAATGTGACTCAGGCAGATGTAACAGGAATATTACAGCGTACCCATACATGGTGAGTATAAACATAATATGATCAATTAGTCTTTTACTCTGTttgatgtaaatgtattttacgTATCTCTTTTAAAACATCACCTCATCCAGTGTGTTATAAACAAAAGGTTCtctaaacgtgtgtgtgtcaacatcaGGTTCTAGCAGAGCTGAAGAAGTCAAACTTTAcacttttaaatcaaagtgtCACATTTGATGAGAATGGTGACCCCAACTACGGATCCTATTCTATAGTTTTCTGGAACCAAAGCGGTGACGCACAGGAGATTGGCTTTCATAACTTTTACCCAAACTTGTATTTCTTCATCGACAACAGCAAAATTCAGTGGAAGACAAAGGAAGTAAGTTGATTTTTTCCGCAAAAATactttatattgttttattttccagcttctgcagggatgtgtgtgtgtggatgagtgtgcatgtgcacatttATTTAGTAATAATGCTGAACATTAACCAACAGTGGTTTGTGCATGGAGTCGTTTGCAGGGGCATTCAGATGTTGTGTTCAATATTGATCGCATGTGACAAACCCCGTTAACAATTTAAATGCTTTATGAGTCTAAACACTGTAATTTGCCTGCACTCCTTGCTGTGTAACATTGCACTCGTCCTCACTCGGGTTGTAAAGAATTGTCTTGTACAGGTGCCTACTTCACGGTGTTCCCAAGAATGTGATGAAGGATCCAAAAAAAAGCCAGATGGAATCCACAGATGCTGTTTCAAATGTGAAATCTGTCCAAAGGGCacttatttcaacaaaacaggtAAATAACTTTCCGACTTTTAAACTTGTTTATGGCTGACTGTGATTCCCAATTGGAAGCAAGACAGAAGCAACATGTGAGCAACGTGTCATTCAATCCACACTCACTCCATCTTTCCACCTGGGAAGTTGAGTGCACAGCTGCTGCCAACTTACCTTTCTGAGAATAGGGTGTATCTGCAGACTCTGAGCAGGTGCTAACtgtcaaatacatatttaaatagcCAAAACACAATTTCATCATCATGCCACCTGAACTACAACCTACAACTTAAAGTCGTAGGTTCCCAAATATCGTTCTATACGGTTTAGTGCAATACAGACTTCTGTTTTTTAGATTAAACTGTATGATACAGCagggtaaaaataaatattctatttACTGGTCTTCTTTTAGCCACAGAGGACTATTTAATATTGACTCAACTTCAATGTAAATCTGTCCTTCTCTGGTGTTGAACAGAAGATCCCTACGAGTGCATCAACTGTAAGGAAACAGAAtggtctgcagcaggaagaacgtCATGTAATCTGCGGGAGTTGGAGTTTGTCCCATTCACAGACATTGGTGCCATACTGATCATGGTGGGAGCCTGGGCCTTGGTGGTCCTCACAGTAGCCATGTCCGTTCTCTTTGCCATTAACTACAACACACCTGTCGTCAGATCTGCAGGGGGGCCGATGTGCTTCCTCATTTTTGGCTGCCTGTGTCTGTCTAATGTCAGTGTGTTCTTTTACTTTGGTAAGCC
It encodes:
- the LOC120828752 gene encoding taste receptor type 1 member 1-like isoform X3, with amino-acid sequence MRFNFIFRIGLLNGSFTSTMKPFFISLLLLEFFLHESAQCTVQASEFHLEGDYLLAGLFNIHHDSSPVVQDRPEAVDCSGKPFILSSYRRFQLMRFSVEEINNSTDLLPNVSLGYEIFDHCSDIHSFPIIFKLLSVDGLIQPWAEPPKNLSKVMAVVGTVTSTQALTVAPLFMMDLIPMVSYAASSTVFSRKQNFPSFLRTVHPNKDVIEVIVNIMQHFNWSWVAFLHIDDNYGNDGRELFIKKIDGTEICLAYTKGLDQHTNYSQVFRQIEAQKITTIIVFAPEWTAEALIKSAIQQNVTNKVWIAGDGWSLNKELPKEKGIHNIGTILGVSEPKVTIPGFSDFIHHSKGQTHCENAEQSMFCNQVCNSSSLKLEEILNVDPSFNFPVYAAVHAIAHALHNTLQCDSGRCNRNITAYPYMVLAELKKSNFTLLNQSVTFDENGDPNYGSYSIVFWNQSGDAQEIGFHNFYPNLYFFIDNSKIQWKTKEVPTSRCSQECDEGSKKKPDGIHRCCFKCEICPKGTYFNKTDPYECINCKETEWSAAGRTSCNLRELEFVPFTDIGAILIMVGAWALVVLTVAMSVLFAINYNTPVVRSAGGPMCFLIFGCLCLSNVSVFFYFGKPTGSSCVMRLLPFLLFYTVCLSCFVVRSFQIVFIFKIAAKFPKLHSVWIKYHGQWLFITMIFVTQALLLLFGYAFAPCKPHNETSWYPDKTIIVCEMNIKASIGPVVLLVSLCFLCFVFSYMGKDLPKNYNEAKAITFCLLLLILTWIIFATGSLLYRSKDIQTLNALAILSSLYSFLLWYFMPKCYIIIFQSHRNTQEYFQGLIQNYTTRK
- the LOC120828752 gene encoding taste receptor type 1 member 2-like isoform X2; this translates as MRFNFIFRIGLLNGSFTSTMKPFFISLLLLEFFLHESAQCTVQASEFHLEGDYLLAGLFNIHHDSSPVVQDRPEAVDCSGKPFILSSYRRFQLMRFSVEEINNSTDLLPNVSLGYEIFDHCSDIHSFPIIFKLLSVDGLIQPWAEPPKNLSKVMAVVGTVTSTQALTVAPLFMMDLIPMVSYAASSTVFSRKQNFPSFLRTVHPNKDVIEVIVNIMQHFNWSWVAFLHIDDNYGNDGRELFIKKIDGTEICLAYTKGLDQHTNYSQVFRQIEAQKITTIIVFAPEWTAEALIKSAIQQNVTNKVWIAGDGWSLNKELPKEKGIHNIGTILGVSEPKVTIPGFSDFIHHSKGQTHCENAEQSMFCNQVCNSSSLKLEEILNVDPSFNFPVYAAVHAIAHALHNTLQCDSGRCNRNITAYPYMVLAELKKSNFTLLNQSVTFDENGDPNYGSYSIVFWNQSGDAQEIGFHNFYPNLYFFIDNSKIQWKTKEVPTSRCSQECDEGSKKKPDGIHRCCFKCEICPKGTYFNKTEDPYECINCKETEWSAAGRTSCNLRELEFVPFTDIGAILIMVGAWALVVLTVAMSVLFAINYNTPVVRSAGGPMCFLIFGCLCLSNVSVFFYFGKPTGSSCVMRLLPFLLFYTVCLSCFVVRSFQIVFIFKIAAKFPKLHSVWIKYHGQWLFITMIFVTQALLLLFGYAFAPCKPHNETSWYPDKTIIVCEMNIKASIGPVVLLVSLCFLCFVFSYMGKDLPKNYNEAKAITFCLLLLILTWIIFATGSLLYRSKDIQTLNALAILSSLYSFLLWYFMPKCYIIIFQSHRNTQEYFQGLIQNYTTRK
- the LOC120828752 gene encoding taste receptor type 1 member 2-like isoform X1, translated to MRFNFIFRIGLLNGSFTSTMKPFFISLLLLEFFLHESAQCTVQASEFHLEGDYLLAGLFNIHHDSSPVVQDRPEAVDCSGKPFILSSYRRFQLMRFSVEEINNSTDLLPNVSLGYEIFDHCSDIHSFPIIFKLLSVDGLIQPWAEPPKNLSKVMAVVGTVTSTQALTVAPLFMMDLIPMVSYAASSTVFSRKQNFPSFLRTVHPNKDVIEVIVNIMQHFNWSWVAFLHIDDNYGNDGRELFIKKIDGTEICLAYTKGLDQHTNYSQVFRQIEAQKITTIIVFAPEWTAEALIKSAIQQNVTNKVWIAGDGWSLNKELPKEKGIHNIGTILGVSEPKVTIPGFSDFIHHSKGQTHCENAEQSMFCNQVCNSSSLKLEEILNVDPSFNFPVYAAVHAIAHALHNTLQCDSGRCNRNITAYPYMVLAELKKSNFTLLNQSVTFDENGDPNYGSYSIVFWNQSGDAQEIGFHNFYPNLYFFIDNSKIQWKTKEVPTSRCSQECDEGSKKKPDGIHRCCFKCEICPKGTYFNKTEDPYECINCKETEWSAAGSTSCNLRELEFVPFTDIGAILIMVGAWALVVLTVAMSVLFAINYNTPVVRSAGGPMCFLIFGCLCLSNVSVFFYFGKPTGSSCVMRLLPFLLFYTVCLACFVVRSFQIVSIFKMAAKFPKLHSVWIKYHGQWLFITLTFVTQALLLLFGNMFAPCKPHNETSWYPDKTILICEMNIKASIGPVVLLVSLCFLCFIFSYMGKDLPKNYNEAKAITFCLLLLILTWIIFATGFLLYKSKDIQTLNALAILSSLYSFLLWYFMPKCYIIIFQSHINTQEYFQGLIQNYTKTISK